In the Haloferula helveola genome, one interval contains:
- a CDS encoding DUF6288 domain-containing protein — translation MTRSRNRVAGPIAVIATLFLGITSVPAAPPDLTAGELIPDNLTTTWNLGPTGMRGWVYYDTTGGGINGSVESRQIQVREVDAGSPADGVFLPDDLILGASGTAAAPALFGIDARRALAAAIADAEAQTPADLQLIRWRAGVQTTVTLTLRTMGAYTATAPYSCPKSEKILEEGMDYYYNNESSGRYRMGVLSLLAAQDDFFPDRALYLQAAETEARALIKSASELDDLRNYTASTAYSAPWGRVHELILLGEYYLITGDALVFPTIEALAINLAKGVSHYGTMAHSLRQGAYDASNPYRPVNTGYGVVNSVGMPCLLGVQLAKQCGVNDPAVDEMIDRAKMFYASYVNRGSIPYGEHEAYDPRHENNGKCALAAIVLDNDPVYEDQAEFFVKMALASGDTDRDVGHTGAFFNYLWAPMGVQRGGPSAVQEYFGKISWMLDLHRRWDGGFDYDSFSENRAPNGSEYYNFRMSTAMLLTYALPLESLHITGRDSTGALALTAGQITDSMDVEDYDATARTTAELVDDLGVWSAKVRRLASEELGGRTIDTATRDDLRAKALDLGGTSRYGAIQAIGETDDTGFTGQLVSLLEDDDGYVRTLAAKALHKFHGSHKVPYRSTMMTTLVSRARAAFPADPDDPLQLDQAALITAIFGGGAFANNRSEMDTLISEVGSGLFFDALKVAARHPTGNARGRISNLFKVLTPAEVELMAPELVDMVALESPADRMFSLGVRNEAMQAMARSLVAEAVPAAMRAMDNSNGWGGFHENLLNGLVLYDGSSTLVTPDPDVVAFAQRYLTGGTVEEAQAVLDAIDADPTPSSPFVFKSIASAAADDPTVDVTANWTTLRVTATDLAEGDSIFTWTQTAGPGAVTITPNGTDATASAVLFDGTTGTYQFEVTMSDSRGLTEAYETVTVDLVDSGGPDVTPPFLDPAIWSSAPAPAGDTSITMTAMTAVDPSGVEYYFTCTSGGGNDSGWQDSPSYTDTGLTPGTTYGYTVTVRDKSAAQNTSAPSEESSGTTTGTAPQPPLKVFILAGQSNMEGHGEMNPAFSQGTLDYLVTNDPANYGHLKDGASWALRDDVWISYKRGGTTLLNGELSAGYGVAADTIGPELQFGVELGDYLGEQVLLIKTAWGGKSLYVDFRPPTSGWSVNPPVAAGDQGFWYQQMISDVTDALANLSTYFPDYATIGSYELAGFGWHQGWNDRVNGTAVAEYEANMENFINDVRTDLAAIHPSGADIPFVIATTGIGGPGETGTNALALMDAQLAMEDFVKYPAFEDNVAVVDTREFWREASESPADQGYHWNRNAESYFLIGQSMATHMRVLLDGGDTTPPDPSPLTWATTPTAAGEGEITMAATTATDIIGVEYYFEETSGNPGGDDSGWQNSPTYLDTGLNNSTSYSYRVKARDKSPDQNETAWSTVESTSTTPADTTAPTPNPVTWAIAPTPLSSRVITMTATTASDPSGVEYYFTNTTISGHESGWQDSPKWTDVNLDPSTSYTYEVKARDKAVAATETAPSAPTVATTLAPPPPGPLVYEPFDDLDPTLNGNTPGLGLSGTWSAASAVSPGSLSYGSLATSGGRVTTGGGQFQQNGISPGTTLTDAGLMVDGSTLWFSALIVNYNSDPAPTTDNRTYLALGTGNADGFDRIGGNAGSGFTVAVSKVSPGGVTAQAWNDGSDGTGGATRGSTVTVADNATFLAVGKITWGEFGVEDDVFELYLPGTDLVQGAPISTIAADFDQLGVADPANAFNTISFTGGRPNLGVPEVDEIRFGATYADVVVDVNDTTAPTPDPMTWASVPVALGEDQISMTASTASDASGVEYYFDETSGNPGGTDSGWQDSATYIDTGLDPSTTYSYQVRARDKSSNNNETGVSSLESATTTVVDNMPPTPDPMTWVSVPAATSDTTITMTASTASDPSGVEYYFEETTGNPGGDDSGWQDSAVYIDTGLDPSTTYSYQVKARDKSPDQNETGLSPLESATTDAATGLPLVYEPFADLDSTLSGNTPGLGLTGTWNAEALVADSSLTYGKLGYQGGRATANPGVGNGIINNEISPGSTLTDAGLMNDGATLWVSALIQKHPDTSASTNERTTYLALGTGGADGFDRIGGNTGSGFTFVVNQGNNGTSDRLQLWNNDSDGSGGAEKRTPSGVSWGPEGSTVLVVGKITWGAFDPNPGTAVDNDIFEVYIPDKDLNLGPVVATLTANFDQLGTVNADNAFDTISIAGKRGGTGQNNVPEFDELRFGATSADVLPLDTVAPLLVSTDNASGSSIERVATFDEEIYIGTGDIRIVNETTPGTTTITLPDPQVVLSGNTLTISPTGGLPSATYHIEIDAGALTDRALNPYAGLADPDAWEFTIDDTPPSVTTFADNTHPLPILTNVSGRLVYTVTFSEPIDAGSVETSDFGASAGSVPVTVDAVNATGDPAVYEVEVSTGGTSGSLTLEIVASAVISDLNGNDLDTTTAIPSDNTLTVNDPVANAGSVTNDFQTTIASQLNPNTTGSGEGRYFHVSVNEDNPGTGWYCANDPTGTPKPAGVRNYTGPVIAYKMLGNSNNSVSGTAGEGGEPGRITYETDDVTFDGFGQQQMRLWTGNDPGADLATGDGTGASGFASVGNYGYRDWQGAKGLVDISGLASGSVHIYYGAYNSTPTLRIILHDLDNVGADIVIDDAHSVLGGGNGDAANNGEYYVAEIDFVTDGVYDVLEYEWYSSNGRGLGTVLTGPEVVAGDPFADWSVLDGATGVTFEGDANGDGVKDGLAFLLGAANPNVDANAAGLLPTVTETAGGLELNFSCLPVADRGTAKLYVQHGTDLGTWTPSPTGVEVRDASGGPASNVSFTVTPGTPLNSVTATIDAAAAGGGGRLFGRLQATE, via the coding sequence ATGACCCGCTCACGGAACCGCGTCGCCGGCCCCATCGCAGTCATTGCCACCCTCTTCCTTGGCATCACCTCGGTCCCGGCCGCCCCGCCGGACCTGACCGCTGGTGAACTCATTCCCGACAACCTGACAACGACTTGGAATCTCGGTCCGACCGGAATGCGGGGTTGGGTCTACTACGACACCACCGGGGGTGGAATCAACGGATCGGTCGAGAGTCGGCAGATCCAGGTGCGCGAAGTGGATGCGGGTTCGCCTGCGGACGGAGTTTTCCTGCCCGACGACCTCATCCTGGGCGCGAGCGGAACCGCTGCGGCCCCTGCCTTGTTTGGCATTGATGCGCGGAGAGCTCTGGCTGCGGCGATTGCCGACGCCGAGGCGCAGACGCCGGCCGACCTCCAGCTGATCCGGTGGCGCGCCGGGGTGCAGACTACGGTCACCCTGACCCTGCGCACCATGGGCGCCTACACCGCCACGGCGCCCTACAGTTGTCCGAAGTCGGAGAAGATCCTCGAGGAGGGGATGGACTACTACTACAACAACGAGAGCTCCGGCAGATACCGGATGGGAGTCTTGAGTCTTCTTGCCGCGCAGGATGACTTCTTTCCGGACCGGGCTCTCTACCTACAGGCCGCCGAGACCGAGGCGCGGGCGCTGATCAAAAGCGCGTCCGAGCTCGATGACTTGCGGAACTACACGGCGTCCACCGCTTACTCGGCTCCTTGGGGCCGGGTTCACGAGCTGATCCTTCTGGGGGAATACTACCTGATCACCGGGGACGCGCTGGTATTTCCGACGATCGAAGCCCTGGCCATCAACCTCGCCAAGGGAGTCAGCCACTACGGCACGATGGCGCACTCCCTCCGGCAAGGGGCGTATGATGCATCAAACCCGTACCGCCCGGTCAACACCGGCTACGGAGTGGTCAACTCGGTCGGAATGCCGTGCCTGCTCGGGGTGCAGTTGGCGAAGCAGTGCGGTGTCAATGATCCCGCGGTCGACGAGATGATCGATCGGGCGAAGATGTTCTACGCCTCTTATGTGAACCGGGGTTCCATACCCTATGGCGAGCACGAGGCCTACGATCCCAGGCACGAGAACAACGGCAAGTGCGCGCTGGCCGCCATCGTCCTGGACAACGATCCGGTCTACGAGGATCAGGCCGAGTTCTTTGTGAAAATGGCGTTGGCATCCGGCGATACCGATCGTGACGTGGGGCACACCGGGGCATTCTTCAACTACCTCTGGGCGCCGATGGGAGTGCAAAGGGGCGGCCCGTCGGCGGTCCAGGAGTACTTCGGCAAGATCAGCTGGATGCTCGATCTGCACCGCCGCTGGGACGGTGGATTCGATTACGATTCCTTCAGCGAGAACCGCGCGCCGAACGGAAGCGAGTACTACAACTTCCGCATGAGCACCGCCATGCTGCTGACCTACGCGCTGCCTTTGGAGAGTCTCCACATCACCGGGCGGGACAGCACCGGCGCGCTGGCCCTTACCGCGGGCCAGATCACGGACTCCATGGATGTCGAGGACTACGACGCGACCGCGCGGACCACCGCGGAGCTGGTGGATGATCTCGGTGTCTGGTCGGCCAAGGTCCGCCGGTTGGCGTCGGAAGAACTCGGAGGGAGGACCATCGACACCGCCACCCGCGACGATCTCCGGGCCAAGGCGCTGGATTTGGGAGGGACCTCGCGCTACGGAGCGATCCAGGCCATCGGCGAGACCGATGACACCGGCTTCACGGGCCAACTGGTATCCCTGCTCGAAGACGACGACGGCTACGTCCGGACCCTCGCGGCAAAGGCGCTCCACAAGTTTCACGGCTCGCACAAGGTGCCCTACCGGTCCACGATGATGACCACGCTGGTTTCCCGCGCCCGGGCCGCTTTCCCTGCCGACCCCGATGATCCGCTGCAACTCGATCAGGCGGCGTTGATCACCGCCATTTTCGGAGGCGGGGCTTTCGCCAACAACCGGTCCGAAATGGACACTCTCATCTCCGAGGTGGGAAGCGGACTGTTCTTCGACGCCCTGAAGGTGGCTGCGCGACATCCGACCGGGAATGCGCGCGGGCGAATCAGCAACCTTTTCAAGGTGCTCACTCCTGCCGAGGTGGAACTGATGGCGCCCGAGTTGGTGGACATGGTCGCCCTTGAGTCGCCCGCCGACCGGATGTTCAGCCTTGGCGTTCGCAACGAGGCGATGCAGGCCATGGCGAGAAGCCTGGTGGCGGAGGCTGTTCCAGCGGCGATGCGCGCGATGGACAACTCGAACGGGTGGGGCGGCTTTCATGAGAACCTGCTGAACGGGCTGGTCTTGTATGATGGTTCCTCGACCTTGGTGACCCCCGACCCGGATGTGGTCGCCTTTGCCCAGCGATACCTGACGGGAGGCACGGTGGAGGAAGCGCAGGCGGTGCTCGATGCCATCGACGCCGACCCGACTCCGTCGTCACCGTTCGTCTTCAAGAGCATCGCGTCGGCCGCGGCCGATGACCCGACCGTCGATGTCACCGCCAACTGGACCACGCTGCGGGTGACGGCGACCGACCTCGCCGAGGGCGACAGCATCTTTACCTGGACCCAGACCGCCGGTCCGGGAGCGGTGACCATCACGCCGAACGGCACCGACGCCACGGCGAGCGCCGTTTTGTTCGATGGAACGACGGGAACCTATCAGTTCGAGGTGACGATGTCCGACTCGCGCGGGCTCACCGAAGCCTACGAGACGGTGACCGTTGATCTCGTCGATTCGGGCGGCCCCGATGTGACGCCGCCCTTCCTTGATCCCGCGATCTGGTCGAGCGCCCCGGCACCCGCCGGCGATACGTCGATCACCATGACCGCGATGACCGCGGTTGACCCGTCGGGTGTGGAGTACTACTTCACTTGTACTTCCGGAGGAGGAAACGACAGCGGTTGGCAGGACAGCCCGAGTTATACCGATACCGGCCTGACGCCGGGCACGACCTACGGCTATACCGTGACCGTCCGCGACAAGAGCGCGGCGCAGAACACTTCGGCGCCTTCCGAGGAGTCCTCCGGGACGACCACCGGAACGGCCCCGCAACCGCCCCTGAAGGTGTTCATCCTTGCGGGCCAATCGAACATGGAGGGGCATGGTGAGATGAACCCGGCCTTCTCCCAAGGGACGCTGGATTACCTCGTCACCAACGATCCGGCCAACTACGGGCATCTCAAGGACGGTGCCAGCTGGGCCTTGCGGGACGATGTCTGGATCTCCTACAAGCGGGGCGGCACGACCTTGCTGAATGGCGAACTTTCCGCAGGCTACGGTGTCGCAGCCGACACCATCGGCCCGGAACTGCAGTTCGGGGTGGAATTGGGCGACTATCTCGGGGAGCAGGTGTTGCTCATCAAGACCGCCTGGGGCGGCAAGAGCCTGTATGTCGATTTCCGTCCCCCCACTTCCGGGTGGAGCGTGAATCCGCCCGTGGCGGCCGGGGATCAGGGATTCTGGTACCAGCAGATGATCAGTGATGTCACTGATGCGCTCGCCAACCTGTCGACCTACTTCCCGGATTACGCGACCATCGGCAGCTACGAGCTTGCAGGGTTCGGATGGCACCAGGGATGGAATGACCGCGTCAACGGAACCGCGGTGGCGGAGTACGAGGCCAACATGGAGAATTTCATCAATGACGTGCGCACGGATCTGGCCGCCATCCACCCGAGCGGGGCCGACATTCCCTTCGTCATTGCCACCACCGGCATCGGCGGGCCTGGCGAAACCGGCACCAATGCACTGGCATTGATGGATGCCCAGCTGGCGATGGAGGACTTCGTCAAGTATCCGGCGTTTGAGGACAATGTCGCGGTCGTCGACACGCGGGAGTTCTGGCGGGAAGCCTCGGAGTCACCTGCCGACCAAGGCTACCACTGGAATCGAAACGCGGAGAGCTACTTCCTGATCGGCCAGTCGATGGCCACCCACATGCGGGTGCTGCTGGACGGTGGAGACACCACACCACCGGACCCGAGCCCGTTGACCTGGGCAACCACGCCGACCGCTGCAGGCGAGGGGGAGATCACGATGGCCGCAACCACCGCGACCGACATCATCGGGGTGGAGTACTACTTCGAGGAAACCTCCGGCAATCCAGGTGGGGATGACAGCGGCTGGCAGAACAGTCCGACCTACCTGGACACCGGACTCAACAACTCGACGAGCTATTCCTACCGCGTCAAGGCGCGGGACAAGTCGCCGGACCAGAACGAGACCGCATGGTCGACGGTGGAATCCACTTCGACCACTCCGGCTGACACCACCGCGCCGACGCCAAACCCGGTGACTTGGGCCATTGCTCCAACGCCTCTCTCAAGCCGCGTCATCACGATGACTGCCACGACTGCGAGTGACCCGAGCGGAGTGGAATACTACTTCACCAACACCACCATCAGCGGCCACGAAAGCGGTTGGCAGGACAGTCCGAAATGGACGGACGTCAACCTCGACCCATCGACCAGCTACACGTATGAGGTCAAGGCGCGCGACAAGGCGGTAGCGGCGACCGAGACCGCTCCTTCGGCGCCGACTGTCGCGACCACTCTCGCCCCCCCTCCACCCGGGCCGTTGGTTTACGAGCCCTTCGACGATCTTGACCCCACCCTCAACGGCAATACTCCGGGACTCGGCTTGTCAGGCACCTGGAGCGCGGCGTCGGCCGTTTCGCCGGGTAGCTTGTCTTACGGCAGCCTCGCAACTTCGGGCGGTCGGGTGACGACCGGAGGTGGGCAGTTCCAACAGAACGGAATCTCGCCCGGCACCACCCTGACCGATGCCGGCCTGATGGTCGACGGCTCCACCCTTTGGTTCAGCGCGCTGATCGTGAACTACAATTCCGATCCCGCTCCCACGACGGACAACCGGACCTATCTTGCTCTCGGCACCGGCAACGCCGACGGCTTCGACCGGATCGGAGGCAATGCGGGCAGCGGTTTCACCGTGGCTGTGAGCAAGGTCAGTCCGGGCGGGGTTACGGCCCAGGCTTGGAACGACGGCAGCGATGGCACCGGTGGGGCGACGAGAGGCTCGACAGTGACCGTTGCCGACAACGCGACTTTCCTCGCGGTTGGGAAGATCACATGGGGGGAGTTCGGCGTCGAAGATGATGTGTTCGAGCTTTATCTGCCCGGCACGGACCTTGTTCAAGGTGCACCGATTTCCACGATTGCCGCGGATTTCGATCAGCTTGGCGTGGCGGATCCCGCGAATGCCTTCAATACGATCTCCTTCACCGGTGGTCGTCCGAATCTGGGCGTTCCCGAGGTCGACGAAATCCGCTTCGGCGCGACCTATGCCGACGTGGTGGTCGACGTCAATGACACCACCGCGCCGACACCCGATCCAATGACTTGGGCAAGCGTGCCTGTTGCGCTGGGCGAAGACCAGATCAGCATGACCGCCAGCACGGCGAGTGACGCGAGCGGAGTGGAGTATTACTTCGACGAAACCTCCGGCAATCCCGGCGGAACCGACAGCGGTTGGCAGGACAGCGCGACCTACATCGACACCGGCCTGGATCCGTCGACGACCTATTCGTATCAGGTCAGGGCGCGCGACAAGTCGTCCAACAACAACGAAACCGGAGTGTCGTCACTCGAGTCCGCTACTACGACCGTCGTGGACAACATGCCGCCGACACCTGACCCGATGACGTGGGTGTCGGTTCCCGCCGCGACCTCCGATACAACGATCACCATGACCGCCAGCACGGCGAGCGACCCGAGCGGGGTGGAGTATTACTTTGAGGAGACCACCGGTAACCCGGGTGGTGACGACAGCGGCTGGCAGGACAGCGCGGTCTACATCGATACCGGTCTGGATCCGTCGACCACCTATTCGTACCAGGTCAAGGCCCGCGACAAGTCGCCGGACCAGAACGAAACCGGATTGTCACCGCTGGAGTCCGCGACCACCGACGCTGCCACCGGGCTCCCACTCGTCTACGAGCCGTTTGCGGACCTGGATTCGACGTTGAGCGGGAACACTCCCGGTTTGGGTCTTACCGGCACGTGGAATGCCGAAGCGCTCGTGGCGGACAGCAGCCTGACCTACGGCAAGCTCGGCTACCAGGGCGGGCGTGCCACCGCCAACCCGGGTGTGGGCAACGGAATCATCAACAACGAGATCAGCCCGGGCAGCACCCTGACCGACGCGGGCCTGATGAATGACGGAGCCACGCTCTGGGTCAGCGCGCTGATTCAGAAGCATCCGGACACGAGCGCGTCGACCAACGAACGGACGACGTATCTTGCCCTCGGCACCGGGGGTGCCGACGGCTTCGACCGAATCGGCGGCAACACCGGCAGCGGCTTCACCTTCGTGGTGAACCAGGGCAACAACGGCACTTCGGACCGTCTCCAGCTCTGGAACAACGACAGCGACGGCAGCGGCGGTGCCGAGAAGCGGACCCCTTCCGGGGTATCCTGGGGCCCCGAGGGATCGACGGTCCTCGTGGTCGGCAAGATCACGTGGGGTGCGTTCGATCCCAATCCCGGGACCGCCGTCGATAATGACATTTTCGAGGTGTATATTCCGGACAAGGACCTGAACCTGGGGCCGGTGGTCGCCACGCTGACCGCCAATTTCGACCAGCTCGGCACCGTCAACGCGGACAACGCCTTCGATACGATCAGCATCGCGGGCAAGCGCGGAGGAACCGGTCAGAACAACGTTCCCGAGTTTGACGAGCTCCGCTTCGGCGCGACCTCCGCGGACGTTCTTCCGCTCGACACGGTCGCACCGCTGCTGGTTTCCACCGACAACGCGTCGGGAAGCAGCATCGAGCGGGTCGCCACCTTCGATGAGGAGATCTATATCGGAACCGGCGACATCCGCATCGTCAATGAGACGACGCCGGGAACGACGACGATCACCCTCCCGGATCCCCAAGTGGTGCTTTCGGGCAACACGCTGACGATCAGCCCGACCGGCGGACTGCCCAGCGCCACCTACCACATCGAGATCGATGCCGGAGCGCTGACGGACCGCGCCCTCAACCCCTATGCGGGTCTTGCCGATCCGGACGCGTGGGAATTCACCATCGACGACACGCCACCGAGCGTGACGACCTTCGCGGACAACACGCACCCGCTGCCGATCCTGACCAACGTCTCCGGACGCCTGGTCTACACGGTGACCTTCAGCGAGCCGATCGACGCGGGTTCGGTCGAGACCTCCGATTTCGGTGCGAGCGCCGGCAGCGTGCCGGTCACCGTCGACGCCGTGAACGCCACGGGCGACCCCGCGGTTTACGAGGTCGAGGTATCGACCGGCGGCACGTCGGGCAGCCTGACCCTGGAGATCGTGGCGAGCGCGGTGATCTCGGACCTCAACGGCAACGACCTCGACACGACGACGGCGATTCCCTCGGACAACACGCTGACGGTGAACGATCCTGTGGCCAACGCGGGAAGCGTTACCAACGACTTCCAGACGACCATCGCGTCGCAGCTCAATCCGAACACGACGGGGAGCGGCGAGGGTCGCTACTTCCACGTCTCGGTCAATGAGGACAATCCGGGCACGGGCTGGTACTGCGCCAACGATCCGACCGGGACACCGAAGCCCGCGGGAGTGCGCAACTACACCGGTCCTGTCATCGCCTACAAGATGCTGGGCAACAGCAACAACAGCGTCAGCGGCACCGCCGGAGAGGGCGGGGAGCCTGGGCGCATCACCTACGAGACCGACGACGTGACCTTCGACGGCTTCGGCCAGCAGCAGATGAGGCTGTGGACGGGGAACGATCCCGGAGCGGATCTGGCGACCGGCGACGGCACGGGCGCCAGCGGATTCGCCAGTGTGGGCAACTACGGCTACCGGGACTGGCAGGGAGCGAAGGGTCTGGTGGACATCAGCGGTCTGGCGTCGGGGTCGGTGCACATCTACTACGGCGCGTATAACTCGACGCCGACGCTCAGGATCATCCTGCACGACCTCGACAACGTGGGTGCGGACATCGTGATCGACGACGCGCACAGCGTCCTCGGAGGAGGCAACGGCGATGCGGCCAACAACGGGGAATACTACGTGGCGGAGATCGATTTCGTGACCGACGGCGTGTACGACGTGCTCGAGTATGAATGGTATTCGAGCAACGGCCGCGGACTCGGCACGGTGCTGACAGGACCGGAGGTGGTCGCGGGCGATCCGTTCGCGGACTGGTCGGTGCTGGACGGAGCGACGGGCGTGACCTTCGAAGGCGACGCCAACGGCGACGGGGTGAAGGACGGCCTCGCCTTCCTGCTCGGTGCGGCCAATCCGAATGTCGACGCCAACGCGGCGGGCCTGCTGCCGACGGTGACCGAAACCGCCGGCGGACTGGAGCTGAACTTCAGCTGCCTGCCGGTCGCCGACCGCGGCACGGCGAAGCTGTATGTGCAGCACGGAACCGACCTTGGCACATGGACGCCGTCACCGACGGGAGTGGAAGTGCGGGACGCGAGCGGGGGACCTGCCAGCAATGTGAGTTTCACGGTGACGCCAGGCACTCCGCTCAACAGCGTGACGGCGACCATTGATGCGGCAGCCGCCGGGGGAGGAGGTCGGCTGTTCGGCCGCCTGCAGGCCACCGAGTAA